One part of the Thermodesulfovibrio sp. 3462-1 genome encodes these proteins:
- a CDS encoding lysylphosphatidylglycerol synthase transmembrane domain-containing protein, producing MKKYIKFFIRFAVTVLLILYLFKKIDITHVLNTLFLINPLIFLSASFLYILSSYISTLRWKIFLPQQHLKVSELFSLYLIGSFFNNVLPGIIGGDLIKIFMIKEKAGLKKALASVFMERYTGLFALLLIGFAFFCLFYKNLPQHRLMWSVPLSFLSFILASLFLLLLGKIKFFKEFHDYVLSFTRKQILQAIFYSFLVQFTIIVSVYVIFLGIDISVSFIEVCIFLPIIILISMLPISVSGIGVREWCFIIFFGKSFGKAQVVAVSLLWFMSQVFASLVGGVEYLKFKKTLDIKKK from the coding sequence TTGAAAAAATATATAAAATTCTTCATTCGTTTTGCTGTAACTGTTTTATTGATTTTGTATCTTTTTAAAAAAATTGATATCACCCATGTTTTAAACACCCTTTTTCTGATAAATCCGTTAATTTTTTTATCTGCCTCGTTTTTATACATTCTTTCTTCTTACATATCAACGCTCAGGTGGAAAATTTTTCTACCTCAGCAGCATTTAAAGGTTTCAGAGCTTTTCTCACTTTATCTTATTGGTTCATTTTTTAATAATGTTTTGCCTGGAATAATTGGAGGCGATTTAATAAAAATTTTTATGATCAAGGAAAAAGCAGGACTTAAAAAGGCTTTAGCATCAGTTTTTATGGAGAGATACACAGGGCTTTTTGCTTTATTATTGATAGGTTTTGCATTTTTCTGTTTGTTTTATAAAAATCTTCCACAGCACAGGCTTATGTGGAGTGTGCCTTTAAGTTTTTTATCATTTATTTTAGCAAGCCTTTTTTTATTACTGCTTGGAAAGATTAAATTTTTCAAAGAATTCCATGATTATGTTTTAAGCTTCACGAGAAAACAGATTTTGCAGGCGATTTTTTACTCTTTCCTCGTTCAGTTTACTATAATTGTTTCAGTTTATGTAATTTTTCTCGGAATTGACATTTCAGTGTCTTTTATTGAAGTATGCATATTCCTGCCAATTATAATACTGATTTCAATGCTTCCAATTTCAGTCTCCGGTATTGGAGTAAGAGAATGGTGTTTTATTATATTTTTCGGAAAATCCTTCGGTAAAGCTCAAGTTGTGGCAGTATCATTGCTATGGTTTATGTCTCAGGTTTTTGCTTCTTTAGTTGGTGGGGTTGAATATTTAAAATTTAAGAAGACGCTGGATATAAAGAAGAAATAA
- a CDS encoding glycosyltransferase family 2 protein — protein sequence MDLSVVIPLYNEEENIKELHKKLTEILTKLPITYEIIYVDDGSTDSTLKYLEEIQQSDPHVVVLSFRRNFGQTAAFAAGFDFARADVVITMDGDLQNDPADIPKFLEAIKDADLVSGWRKKRKDPFLSRRLPSIVANWLIGKVTGVRIHDYGCSLKAYRREVVKNLKLYGEMHRFIPALASWYGVKIKEIEVQHHPRYKGKSKYGIGRTVKVLLDLVTVKFLHSFSTKPIQFFGPIGVLFMVLGAVIVGYLVFLKIFKGISIGGRPLLLGGFFSVLIGLNFIGMGLLGEMIVRVYHEAQKKPIYILKKILGPGD from the coding sequence ATGGATTTATCAGTTGTAATTCCGCTTTACAATGAAGAAGAAAATATAAAAGAGCTTCATAAAAAGCTCACAGAAATTCTAACTAAATTGCCAATTACTTACGAAATAATTTATGTTGACGATGGAAGTACTGACAGTACATTGAAATATCTTGAAGAGATTCAACAAAGTGATCCACATGTGGTGGTTTTAAGTTTCCGCAGAAATTTTGGACAAACAGCAGCCTTTGCTGCAGGATTTGACTTTGCTCGTGCAGATGTGGTTATTACAATGGATGGAGATCTGCAGAATGATCCTGCTGATATTCCAAAGTTTCTTGAAGCAATAAAGGATGCTGATTTGGTAAGTGGATGGAGAAAAAAAAGAAAAGACCCATTCCTGTCAAGAAGACTTCCTTCCATAGTTGCCAACTGGCTTATTGGAAAGGTTACAGGAGTGAGAATTCATGACTACGGATGTTCTTTAAAAGCCTATCGCAGGGAAGTGGTTAAAAATCTCAAGCTTTATGGTGAGATGCATAGATTTATCCCAGCCCTTGCAAGCTGGTACGGAGTTAAAATAAAAGAGATTGAGGTACAACATCATCCAAGATACAAAGGAAAGTCAAAATATGGAATTGGAAGAACTGTTAAAGTACTCTTAGACCTTGTTACTGTAAAGTTTTTACATAGCTTTTCAACAAAACCAATTCAGTTTTTTGGTCCAATTGGAGTTTTATTCATGGTTCTTGGTGCAGTGATTGTTGGATATCTTGTCTTTCTTAAGATATTTAAAGGCATATCAATTGGTGGAAGACCCCTTCTTCTTGGTGGATTCTTTTCTGTTTTGATAGGCCTTAACTTTATTGGTATGGGACTTCTTGGTGAGATGATTGTCAGAGTTTATCACGAAGCTCAGAAAAAACCAATCTACATTTTAAAGAAAATTCTGGGACCCGGAGATTGA
- a CDS encoding glycosyltransferase family 39 protein → MIYRYFKTKNYIEIVYLVTAITVGVFISDWFSLEIKNLVQRVRPCHTEYFRAVVGCTASYSFPSNHATNALTVATVLILFGKRLWKSRLISIYVISVAMLIGVSRLYLGVHWLTDVLGGALLGLIIGYGVFKATLSVVNMKRFFYFFLIILSLFRIYFIIHGPVDLSPDEAHYWEWSRRLDLSYYSKGPMIAYAIAFSTWLFGDNPFGVRIFAVVCSFLSSFFVYKIGKKLFDEKAGYISGVLFQLIPLFSTFGVLFTIDSPFILFWIVSMYFFILAAEGKMNYWLLVGLLIGLGLLTKYTMAFFYFCMFLYFLKKGLCKNLKNPWLYASLIISIIVFSPVMIWNAQHDWVTLKHTAGQAHVYEGFKISLKYFAEFFGSQLAVVTPGAFIFGLYLILRPSALSLKPDIKWFLICFSTPILIFFLLKSLQGKVQANWAMPAYVVFVIIIAYCWERKIFQKLTFLTVIIAVCFTFINYAIAYLNLPEKIDPSARLKGWKELGIKVSEVKKSLENSGKVIIFSDRYQISSELAFYVEGNPRVYCINLGRRMNQYDLWQSINSELHGKIHGIYVVYGQKDSPEPQVSSAFERCVPEYFTVYKKRVKIRDYTIFRCYNFKGMQLKVPETY, encoded by the coding sequence ATGATATACAGATACTTCAAAACAAAAAATTACATAGAAATTGTATATTTAGTTACAGCTATTACAGTCGGCGTATTTATTTCTGATTGGTTTTCTCTTGAAATTAAAAATCTTGTTCAGCGGGTTCGTCCATGTCATACAGAGTATTTTAGGGCAGTTGTTGGATGCACAGCTTCTTACAGTTTCCCTTCAAATCATGCAACAAATGCTTTAACAGTGGCTACTGTTTTAATTCTTTTTGGTAAAAGATTATGGAAATCCAGGTTGATTTCAATCTACGTTATTTCAGTAGCCATGCTTATAGGTGTGTCAAGGCTTTATCTTGGTGTTCACTGGCTAACGGATGTGCTTGGTGGTGCTTTGCTGGGATTAATTATCGGTTACGGAGTTTTTAAAGCTACTTTATCAGTGGTAAACATGAAAAGATTTTTTTACTTTTTCCTTATAATTCTGAGCCTTTTCAGAATTTATTTTATCATTCATGGACCAGTAGATCTCAGCCCTGATGAAGCTCATTACTGGGAATGGTCAAGAAGACTTGATTTAAGCTATTACTCCAAGGGTCCAATGATTGCCTATGCAATTGCTTTTTCAACATGGCTCTTTGGTGATAATCCTTTTGGAGTGAGAATTTTTGCTGTAGTTTGCTCATTTTTGAGCAGCTTTTTTGTTTATAAGATTGGCAAAAAACTTTTTGATGAGAAAGCAGGATACATAAGTGGAGTTCTTTTTCAATTAATTCCTTTATTTTCAACATTTGGTGTGCTTTTTACAATTGACAGCCCCTTTATTTTATTCTGGATTGTTTCAATGTATTTTTTCATTCTTGCAGCAGAGGGGAAGATGAATTACTGGTTGCTTGTTGGTTTATTAATAGGGCTTGGACTTCTTACAAAGTATACAATGGCTTTTTTCTATTTTTGTATGTTCCTTTATTTCTTGAAGAAAGGGTTATGCAAGAACTTAAAAAATCCATGGCTTTATGCATCTTTAATAATTTCCATCATCGTTTTTTCTCCTGTAATGATCTGGAATGCCCAGCATGACTGGGTTACACTTAAACACACTGCAGGGCAGGCACATGTTTATGAGGGATTTAAAATTTCTTTAAAGTATTTTGCCGAATTTTTTGGAAGCCAACTTGCGGTTGTCACTCCGGGAGCATTTATTTTTGGATTGTATTTAATTCTGAGACCTTCAGCCTTAAGCCTTAAGCCTGATATAAAATGGTTTCTTATCTGTTTTTCAACGCCTATTCTTATTTTCTTTTTACTTAAAAGCCTTCAGGGAAAGGTTCAGGCAAACTGGGCAATGCCAGCCTATGTTGTGTTCGTAATTATTATTGCCTATTGCTGGGAAAGAAAAATTTTTCAAAAACTCACATTTCTGACAGTGATTATTGCTGTGTGTTTTACTTTCATAAACTATGCAATTGCATATTTAAATCTACCTGAAAAAATAGATCCTTCAGCGAGGCTTAAAGGATGGAAAGAACTAGGAATAAAAGTTTCAGAAGTAAAAAAATCACTTGAGAATTCTGGTAAAGTAATCATTTTCTCTGATAGATATCAGATTTCAAGTGAGCTTGCTTTTTATGTAGAAGGAAACCCACGTGTTTACTGCATAAATCTTGGCAGAAGAATGAATCAGTATGACCTGTGGCAGTCAATAAATAGTGAACTCCATGGCAAAATTCATGGAATTTATGTTGTTTATGGTCAGAAAGATTCACCAGAACCTCAGGTTTCTTCTGCTTTTGAAAGATGTGTTCCAGAGTATTTTACAGTTTATAAAAAAAGAGTTAAAATTAGAGATTATACGATTTTTAGATGCTACAATTTTAAAGGTATGCAGTTAAAAGTACCAGAAACCTACTGA
- a CDS encoding 4Fe-4S binding protein: MPVFVKDSEKCVGCLICMFACARAHQAVGLESSCIKVRSHGGISRGFLVSVCRGCEDPPCARACPEDALIVRKSGGILLNEAKCSGCGYCVKACILDAIGWNGSINKPVVCLQCGECAKSCPYKVLEFVRK, encoded by the coding sequence ATGCCTGTTTTCGTAAAAGATAGTGAAAAATGTGTTGGATGCCTCATTTGCATGTTTGCCTGTGCTCGGGCACATCAAGCAGTAGGGCTTGAGAGTTCCTGCATAAAGGTTCGTTCTCATGGTGGAATATCAAGAGGTTTTTTAGTGTCCGTATGTCGTGGATGTGAAGACCCGCCCTGTGCAAGGGCCTGTCCAGAGGATGCTCTGATTGTGAGAAAAAGCGGTGGTATATTATTAAATGAAGCTAAATGCAGTGGTTGTGGATATTGTGTTAAAGCCTGCATACTTGATGCAATAGGATGGAATGGTTCAATCAATAAACCAGTAGTATGCCTTCAATGTGGAGAATGTGCAAAAAGCTGTCCATACAAAGTATTGGAGTTTGTAAGAAAATGA
- a CDS encoding aldehyde ferredoxin oxidoreductase family protein, producing MIKEDILKRVLYIDLTKKRFWIEERPELFSKYIGGTGVAVKLLEENCPHDLEPFSPDNPIIFAVGPLNGLFPIASKTIAMFKSPHTGNLGESHAGGRSAIAIRMAGYGAIVIKGRSERPCYVAIHGDKVFFRDATTLWALEESAGRIIRAHEPGAGLRTIMRIGPAGERLVSFACVTLETYRHFGRLGLGAVFGSKNLKAIVISGKRNLPVTHFAEYKSLYGKLLKELLESEKMKKYHELGTPANVLPLSFSKGIPIKNLLTNELTGIETLSGEAFAQKHLGRRVACAHCPVACIHLAALRKPYEDEPYFYRTVYLSYDYELIYALGSMLAITNSEDVLKLIEVIEDIGVDAISAGVILAWVTEAFQKGIINEKQTEGIIPEWGHADTYVELIRKIVYGESEFYRDIARGIDYASSKYGGRQFALTYGKNEMPGYHTGLGAHLGYLFGARHSHLDSAGYAIDREAMTKPVSPEQLVEKILNEEQWRQILSSLVICFFAREIYTPEVVVKCLKLAGFDLTEQELLKTGREIYANKYRFKVQCGFDIENLTLPERVFETPSSMGLIDREFSDRAIALLKENIKSLL from the coding sequence ATGATTAAAGAAGACATTTTAAAAAGAGTTTTATACATTGACCTTACAAAGAAAAGATTCTGGATTGAGGAAAGACCTGAACTTTTCTCAAAATACATTGGTGGTACAGGAGTTGCAGTAAAACTTCTTGAAGAAAACTGTCCACATGATCTTGAACCATTTTCTCCTGATAATCCAATTATTTTTGCAGTAGGACCTTTAAACGGTCTTTTCCCGATAGCATCCAAAACTATTGCAATGTTTAAGTCTCCCCATACTGGAAATCTTGGTGAATCCCATGCAGGTGGAAGAAGCGCAATTGCTATCAGAATGGCAGGATATGGAGCAATTGTTATAAAAGGAAGAAGTGAAAGACCATGTTATGTTGCAATTCATGGAGATAAAGTTTTTTTCAGAGATGCTACAACACTGTGGGCACTGGAAGAATCAGCAGGAAGAATAATAAGAGCACATGAGCCTGGTGCTGGATTAAGAACAATAATGAGAATTGGACCAGCAGGAGAAAGACTTGTAAGCTTTGCCTGTGTAACTTTGGAAACTTACAGACATTTTGGAAGACTTGGACTTGGTGCAGTATTCGGAAGTAAAAATCTTAAAGCTATTGTAATATCCGGCAAAAGAAACCTTCCAGTTACTCATTTTGCAGAATATAAAAGCCTCTATGGTAAGCTCCTAAAAGAGCTTTTAGAATCTGAAAAAATGAAAAAATATCACGAACTTGGCACACCTGCAAATGTGCTACCACTAAGTTTTTCAAAAGGAATTCCAATAAAAAACTTGCTTACAAATGAATTAACAGGTATTGAAACTCTGTCTGGTGAAGCCTTTGCTCAGAAACATCTTGGAAGGAGAGTTGCCTGTGCTCACTGTCCAGTTGCATGCATTCATCTTGCAGCATTAAGAAAACCATATGAAGATGAACCTTATTTTTATAGAACGGTTTATCTGTCTTATGATTATGAGCTTATCTATGCTCTTGGTTCAATGTTAGCAATTACTAACTCTGAGGATGTTTTAAAACTAATCGAAGTAATTGAAGATATTGGAGTTGACGCAATCTCTGCAGGAGTTATCCTTGCATGGGTTACAGAAGCTTTTCAGAAAGGAATAATAAATGAGAAACAAACTGAAGGAATTATTCCTGAATGGGGACATGCTGATACTTATGTTGAATTAATAAGAAAAATTGTTTATGGAGAAAGCGAATTTTATAGAGACATTGCCAGAGGAATTGATTACGCTTCTTCAAAATATGGAGGAAGGCAGTTTGCTTTAACATATGGGAAAAATGAAATGCCTGGTTATCATACAGGATTAGGTGCTCATCTTGGATATTTATTTGGTGCAAGACACAGCCATCTTGACTCTGCTGGATATGCCATTGACAGAGAAGCAATGACAAAGCCTGTATCGCCAGAACAATTAGTTGAAAAAATTCTTAATGAAGAGCAGTGGAGACAGATTCTTTCAAGCCTTGTTATATGCTTTTTTGCCAGGGAGATTTATACTCCTGAGGTTGTAGTTAAATGTTTAAAACTTGCAGGATTTGATTTAACTGAACAAGAGCTTTTAAAAACAGGCAGAGAAATCTATGCAAACAAGTATCGCTTTAAAGTTCAATGTGGCTTTGATATTGAAAATTTAACTCTGCCAGAAAGAGTTTTTGAAACTCCTTCAAGCATGGGATTGATAGACAGGGAGTTTTCAGACAGAGCAATTGCATTACTAAAAGAAAATATCAAAAGTTTGTTATAA